Proteins from a single region of Streptomyces glaucescens:
- a CDS encoding shikimate dehydrogenase, with amino-acid sequence MAGSRRAAVLGSPIAHSLSPVLHRAAYAELGLTEWTYDRFEVDEAALPRFLEGLGPEWAGLSLTMPLKRAVIPLLDEISDTASSVDAVNTVVLHPDGRRTGDNTDIPGMVAALAEHGIEKADSAAVLGAGATASSALAALARICTGEIAVYVRSAARAAEMREWAERLDVQVRVEDWADAERALRAPLVIATTPAGATDALAAAVPERPAALFDVLYDPWPTTLAARWSAYGGAVVSGLDLLVHQAVLQVEQMTGRTPAPVAAMRRAGERALAER; translated from the coding sequence ATGGCCGGATCCCGCCGGGCCGCCGTTCTCGGCTCGCCCATCGCCCACTCCCTGTCCCCGGTGCTGCACCGCGCCGCGTACGCGGAACTCGGGCTGACCGAGTGGACGTACGACCGCTTCGAGGTCGACGAGGCCGCGCTGCCCCGCTTCCTGGAGGGACTGGGCCCGGAGTGGGCGGGCCTGTCACTGACCATGCCGCTGAAGCGGGCGGTCATCCCGCTGCTCGACGAGATCAGTGACACCGCCTCCTCGGTGGACGCCGTGAACACCGTCGTCCTCCACCCGGACGGCCGGCGCACCGGCGACAACACCGACATCCCCGGCATGGTCGCGGCGCTGGCGGAGCACGGCATCGAGAAGGCCGACAGCGCCGCGGTGCTCGGCGCGGGCGCCACCGCCTCGTCCGCGCTCGCCGCGCTGGCCCGGATCTGCACCGGTGAGATCGCCGTCTACGTCCGCAGCGCGGCGCGCGCCGCCGAGATGCGGGAATGGGCCGAGCGGCTCGACGTCCAGGTGCGTGTCGAGGACTGGGCCGACGCCGAGCGGGCGCTGCGCGCACCCCTCGTGATCGCGACCACCCCGGCGGGTGCCACCGACGCGCTGGCCGCCGCCGTCCCGGAGCGGCCTGCCGCGCTGTTCGACGTGCTCTACGACCCCTGGCCGACCACCCTCGCCGCCCGCTGGTCCGCGTACGGCGGCGCCGTGGTCAGCGGTCTCGACCTCCTCGTGCACCAGGCGGTCCTCCAGGTGGA
- the mltG gene encoding endolytic transglycosylase MltG yields MTEYGRGQGSEPWHPEDPLYGDGGWGGQQAQQGGQSSYGGQPQHYPQQPQQAHQPQQSEYGDWGDGGQQSGYDRQQYQDYGRQDYSGDGQGQPQYDQHGGQRYDHQHDTGQYDNGGWGTGGQPHIPYPADPVDPYAQQTAGYQGEQPDFYGTPDAYPPPEPPARRSADPEPQTDWDPGPDQGEAAFFAEDEDDDGAEEQPGGRRGRADRRGRGGKNKKSRNGVACLVVVLVFGGGLAGVGYFGLQFYQDRFGEAPDFSGDGNGEQISVRIPKGASGSQMGNILKKAGVVKSVDAFVAAQNSNPQGKSIQDGVYTLEKEMSADSAVELMLSPESKNNLIIIEGARNADVYKLIDQRLEVEEGTTAGVAKQNWRKLGLPDWATDHKDVNDPLEGFLFPSSYPVAKGQKPEEVLKEMVQRATDVYEELGVEKKAESLGLENPWQLVTVASLVQAEGTSHDDFRKMAEVVYNRLKPANPQTNGMLEFDSTYNYIKNQSKIDLTLAELRTYDNPYNTYYHRGLPPGPISNPGEEALKGALDPTDDGWYYFISMDGKTSKFTRTNEEHQRLVDQWNASRNN; encoded by the coding sequence ATGACTGAGTATGGCCGGGGCCAAGGCTCCGAACCGTGGCATCCGGAGGACCCGTTGTACGGGGACGGCGGATGGGGAGGACAGCAGGCCCAGCAGGGCGGGCAGTCGTCCTACGGCGGCCAGCCGCAGCACTACCCGCAGCAGCCGCAGCAGGCACACCAGCCGCAGCAGTCGGAGTACGGCGACTGGGGCGACGGCGGTCAGCAGTCCGGCTACGACCGGCAGCAGTACCAGGACTACGGCCGGCAGGACTACTCCGGCGACGGCCAGGGCCAACCGCAGTACGACCAGCACGGCGGTCAGCGGTACGACCACCAGCACGACACCGGGCAGTACGACAACGGCGGCTGGGGCACCGGCGGGCAGCCGCACATCCCGTACCCCGCCGACCCCGTGGACCCGTACGCCCAGCAGACGGCGGGCTACCAGGGCGAACAGCCCGACTTCTACGGCACCCCGGACGCCTATCCGCCGCCGGAACCGCCCGCCCGCCGCAGCGCCGACCCCGAGCCGCAGACCGACTGGGACCCGGGCCCCGACCAGGGCGAGGCCGCCTTCTTCGCGGAGGACGAGGACGACGACGGCGCCGAGGAGCAGCCCGGCGGCCGGCGCGGCCGGGCGGACCGGCGCGGCCGGGGCGGCAAGAACAAGAAGAGCCGCAACGGGGTCGCCTGCCTGGTGGTCGTCCTGGTGTTCGGCGGCGGTCTCGCCGGCGTCGGCTACTTCGGCCTCCAGTTCTACCAGGATCGTTTCGGCGAGGCCCCGGACTTCTCCGGAGACGGCAACGGCGAGCAGATCTCCGTCCGCATCCCCAAGGGCGCGAGCGGCTCGCAGATGGGCAACATCCTCAAGAAGGCGGGCGTCGTCAAGAGCGTCGACGCCTTCGTGGCCGCCCAGAACAGCAACCCGCAGGGCAAGAGCATCCAGGACGGCGTGTACACGCTGGAGAAGGAGATGTCGGCCGACAGCGCGGTCGAGCTGATGCTCAGCCCCGAGAGCAAGAACAACCTGATCATCATCGAGGGCGCGCGCAACGCCGACGTCTACAAGCTCATCGACCAGCGCCTGGAGGTCGAGGAGGGCACCACCGCCGGGGTCGCCAAGCAGAACTGGCGCAAGCTCGGCCTGCCCGACTGGGCGACGGACCACAAGGACGTCAACGACCCGCTGGAAGGGTTCCTGTTCCCGTCCAGCTACCCGGTCGCCAAGGGCCAGAAGCCCGAGGAGGTCCTGAAGGAGATGGTCCAGCGGGCCACCGACGTCTACGAGGAACTGGGCGTCGAGAAGAAGGCCGAGAGCCTGGGCCTGGAGAACCCCTGGCAGCTGGTCACCGTCGCCAGCCTGGTGCAGGCCGAGGGCACCAGCCACGACGACTTCCGCAAGATGGCCGAGGTCGTCTACAACCGGCTCAAGCCCGCGAACCCGCAGACCAACGGCATGCTGGAGTTCGACTCCACGTACAACTACATCAAGAACCAGAGCAAGATCGACCTGACCCTGGCAGAGCTGCGCACCTACGACAACCCGTACAACACGTACTACCACCGGGGCCTGCCGCCCGGACCGATCAGCAACCCGGGTGAGGAAGCGCTCAAGGGCGCCCTCGACCCGACCGACGACGGCTGGTACTACTTCATCTCGATGGACGGCAAGACCAGCAAGTTCACCCGGACCAACGAAGAGCACCAGCGGTTGGTCGACCAGTGGAACGCTTCGAGGAACAACTGA
- the ruvX gene encoding Holliday junction resolvase RuvX, which produces MRRGRRLAVDVGDARIGVASCDPDGILATPVETVPGRDVPAARRRLKQLVEEYEPIEVVVGLPRSLKGGEGPAAAKVRGFARELAATIAPVPVRLVDERMTTVTASQGLRASGVKSRKGRSVIDQAAAVIILQQALESERVSGKAPGEGVEVVI; this is translated from the coding sequence ATGCGCAGAGGACGCCGGCTCGCCGTCGACGTCGGGGACGCCCGGATCGGGGTCGCCTCGTGCGACCCCGACGGGATCCTCGCCACGCCGGTGGAGACCGTCCCCGGCCGGGACGTCCCGGCGGCCCGGCGGCGGCTGAAACAGCTGGTCGAGGAGTACGAGCCGATCGAGGTCGTCGTCGGTCTGCCCCGCTCCCTGAAGGGGGGCGAGGGCCCGGCGGCGGCCAAGGTGCGCGGCTTCGCCCGGGAACTGGCCGCGACGATCGCGCCGGTCCCGGTGAGACTCGTCGACGAACGCATGACCACGGTGACGGCGAGCCAGGGACTGCGCGCCTCGGGCGTGAAGTCCAGGAAGGGCCGGTCCGTCATCGACCAGGCGGCCGCGGTGATCATCCTTCAGCAGGCGCTCGAATCCGAACGGGTGTCAGGCAAAGCCCCCGGAGAGGGCGTCGAAGTGGTCATCTGA
- the alaS gene encoding alanine--tRNA ligase — translation MESAEIRRRWLSFFEERGHTVVPSASLIADDPTLLLVPAGMVPFKPYFLGEVKPPFQRATSVQKCVRTPDIEEVGKTTRHGTFFQMCGNFSFGDYFKEGAIKLAWELLTTPQDKGGYGLDPERLWITVYKDDDEAERIWHEVVGVPKERIQRLGMKDNYWSMGVPGPCGPCSEINYDRGPEFGAEGGPAVNDERYVEIWNLVFMQYERGEGIGKDNFEILGDLPSKNIDTGLGLERLAMILQGVQNMYEIDTSMAVIEKATELTGVRYGDAHASDVSLRVVTDHMRTATMLIGDGVTPGNEGRGYVLRRIMRRAIRNMRLLGATGPVVKDLIDVVIGMMGQQYPELITDRERIEKVALAEENAFLKTLKAGTNILDTAVSETKAAGSSVLPGDKAFLLHDTWGFPIDLTLEMAAEQGLSVDEDGFRRLMKEQRERAKADAQAKKTGHADMGAYREIADRAGATDFIGYTDTEGETTVVGILVDGVSSPAATEGDEVEIVLDRTPFYAEGGGQIGDTGKIKIDTGAVIEVRDCQKPVPGVYVHKGVVQVGEVTVGAKAHASIDAKRRTAIARAHSATHLTHQALRDALGPTAAQAGSENQPGRFRFDFGSPSAVPTAVMTDVEQKINEVLARDLSVHAEVMGIDEARKQGAIAEFGEKYGERVRVVTIGDFSKELCGGTHVHNTAQLGLVKLLGESSIGSGVRRIEALVGVDAYNFLAREHTVVNQLTELLKGRPEELPEKVSAMLGKLKDAEKEIEKFRAEKVLQAAAGLAESAKDVRGVALVTGQVPDGTTADDLRKLVLDVRGRIQGGRAAVVALFTTVNGKPLTVIATNEAARERGLKAGDLVRTAAKTLGGGGGGKPDVAQGGGQNPAAVGDAVDAVERMVAETAK, via the coding sequence ATGGAGTCGGCTGAGATCCGCCGTCGCTGGCTGAGCTTCTTCGAGGAGCGCGGGCACACCGTCGTCCCTTCGGCGTCGCTCATCGCGGACGACCCGACTCTGCTCCTCGTCCCGGCCGGCATGGTTCCCTTCAAGCCCTACTTCCTGGGCGAGGTGAAGCCGCCGTTCCAGCGCGCCACCAGCGTGCAGAAGTGCGTGCGCACGCCCGACATCGAAGAGGTCGGCAAGACCACGCGGCACGGCACGTTCTTCCAGATGTGCGGCAACTTCTCCTTCGGCGACTACTTCAAGGAAGGCGCCATCAAGCTCGCCTGGGAGCTGCTCACTACGCCCCAGGACAAGGGCGGCTACGGCCTCGACCCCGAGCGCCTGTGGATCACCGTCTACAAGGACGACGACGAGGCCGAGCGCATCTGGCACGAGGTCGTCGGCGTGCCGAAGGAGCGCATCCAGCGCCTCGGCATGAAGGACAACTACTGGTCCATGGGCGTCCCCGGCCCCTGCGGCCCCTGCTCCGAGATCAACTACGACCGCGGCCCCGAGTTCGGCGCCGAGGGCGGTCCCGCCGTCAACGACGAGCGGTACGTGGAGATCTGGAACCTCGTCTTCATGCAGTACGAGCGGGGCGAGGGCATCGGCAAGGACAACTTCGAGATCCTCGGCGACCTGCCCAGCAAGAACATCGACACCGGCCTCGGCCTCGAGCGCCTCGCCATGATTCTGCAGGGCGTGCAGAACATGTACGAGATCGACACCTCGATGGCCGTCATCGAGAAGGCCACCGAGCTGACCGGCGTCCGCTACGGCGACGCCCACGCCTCGGACGTCTCCCTGCGCGTGGTCACCGACCACATGCGCACCGCCACCATGCTCATCGGCGACGGCGTCACCCCCGGCAACGAGGGCCGCGGCTACGTGCTGCGCCGTATCATGCGCCGGGCCATCCGCAACATGCGCCTGCTGGGCGCCACCGGTCCGGTCGTCAAGGACCTGATCGACGTCGTGATCGGCATGATGGGCCAGCAGTACCCCGAGCTGATCACCGACCGCGAGCGCATCGAGAAGGTCGCCCTCGCCGAGGAGAACGCCTTCCTCAAGACGCTGAAGGCCGGCACCAACATCCTCGACACCGCCGTGTCCGAGACCAAGGCCGCCGGCTCCAGCGTGCTCCCCGGCGACAAGGCCTTCCTGCTCCACGACACCTGGGGCTTCCCGATCGACCTCACCCTGGAGATGGCCGCCGAGCAGGGCCTCTCCGTGGACGAGGACGGCTTCCGCCGCCTGATGAAGGAGCAGCGGGAGCGCGCCAAGGCCGACGCCCAGGCCAAGAAGACCGGCCACGCCGACATGGGCGCCTACCGCGAGATCGCCGACCGCGCCGGGGCCACCGACTTCATCGGCTACACCGACACCGAGGGCGAGACCACCGTCGTCGGCATCCTGGTCGACGGTGTCTCCTCCCCGGCCGCCACCGAGGGCGACGAGGTCGAGATCGTCCTCGACCGCACCCCCTTCTACGCCGAGGGCGGCGGCCAGATCGGCGACACCGGCAAGATCAAGATCGACACCGGCGCCGTCATCGAGGTCCGCGACTGCCAGAAGCCGGTGCCGGGCGTCTACGTCCACAAGGGCGTCGTCCAGGTCGGCGAGGTCACCGTCGGAGCCAAGGCCCACGCCTCCATCGACGCCAAGCGCCGTACCGCCATCGCCCGCGCCCACTCGGCCACCCACCTCACCCACCAGGCCCTGCGTGACGCGCTCGGCCCGACGGCCGCCCAGGCCGGTTCCGAGAACCAGCCGGGCCGCTTCCGCTTCGACTTCGGCTCCCCGTCCGCCGTTCCCACGGCCGTGATGACGGACGTCGAGCAGAAGATCAACGAGGTGCTGGCCCGCGACCTCTCGGTGCACGCCGAGGTCATGGGCATCGACGAGGCCAGGAAGCAGGGCGCCATCGCCGAGTTCGGCGAGAAGTACGGCGAGCGGGTGCGCGTCGTCACCATCGGCGACTTCTCCAAGGAGCTGTGCGGCGGCACGCACGTGCACAACACCGCCCAGCTCGGTCTGGTGAAGCTGCTCGGCGAGTCCTCCATCGGCTCCGGTGTGCGCCGTATCGAGGCCCTGGTCGGCGTGGACGCCTACAACTTCCTCGCCCGTGAGCACACGGTCGTCAACCAGCTCACCGAACTGCTCAAGGGCCGCCCGGAGGAGCTGCCGGAGAAGGTCTCCGCGATGCTCGGCAAGCTGAAGGACGCCGAGAAGGAGATCGAGAAGTTCCGCGCCGAGAAGGTGCTCCAGGCCGCCGCCGGGCTCGCCGAGTCCGCCAAGGACGTGCGCGGTGTGGCCCTGGTCACCGGTCAGGTGCCGGACGGCACCACCGCCGACGACCTGCGCAAGCTGGTCCTCGACGTGCGCGGCCGGATCCAGGGCGGCCGGGCCGCCGTGGTGGCCCTGTTCACCACGGTGAACGGCAAGCCGCTGACGGTCATCGCCACCAACGAGGCCGCCCGCGAGCGCGGCCTCAAGGCCGGCGACCTGGTCCGCACGGCCGCCAAGACGCTCGGCGGCGGCGGTGGCGGCAAGCCGGACGTGGCCCAGGGCGGCGGCCAGAACCCGGCCGCCGTCGGCGACGCCGTGGACGCCGTCGAGCGCATGGTCGCGGAGACGGCCAAGTAA
- a CDS encoding DUF948 domain-containing protein — MSGGEVAGILVAVFWAILVSFLAVALARLAQTLKATTKLVADVTDQAVPLLADASAAVRSAQTQIDRVDAIASDVQEVTSNASALSTTVASTFGGPLVKVAAFGYGVRRALSGRRDDVPERAPRRTVIVGRTVPAARRAKRNLRGKKD; from the coding sequence GTGTCCGGTGGAGAGGTGGCCGGGATCCTGGTGGCCGTCTTCTGGGCGATCCTGGTCTCCTTCCTCGCGGTGGCTCTCGCGAGGTTGGCCCAGACGCTCAAGGCGACCACCAAGCTCGTGGCGGACGTGACGGATCAGGCCGTCCCGCTGCTGGCCGACGCCTCCGCGGCGGTACGCTCCGCGCAGACCCAGATCGACCGGGTCGACGCGATCGCTTCCGACGTCCAGGAGGTCACGTCGAACGCGTCGGCGCTCTCGACCACCGTCGCCTCCACCTTCGGCGGCCCGCTGGTCAAGGTCGCGGCGTTCGGCTACGGCGTGCGCCGGGCGCTGAGCGGCCGCAGGGACGACGTGCCCGAGCGGGCACCCCGGCGTACCGTCATCGTGGGCCGCACCGTCCCGGCCGCGCGGCGGGCGAAGCGCAACCTCCGCGGAAAGAAGGACTGA
- the rpsD gene encoding 30S ribosomal protein S4 → MANQSRPKVKKSRALGIALTPKAVKYFEARPYPPGEHGRGRKQNSDYKVRLLEKQRLRAQYDVSERQLVRAYERASKVQGKTGEALIVELERRLDALVLRSGIARTIYQARQMVVHGHIEVNGQKVDKPSFRVRPDDVVMVRERSREKPLFQVAREGGFAPDGETPRYLQVNLKALAFRLDREPNRKEIPVICDEQLVVEYYAR, encoded by the coding sequence GTGGCGAACCAGTCCCGCCCCAAGGTCAAGAAGTCGCGTGCCCTCGGCATCGCGCTGACCCCGAAGGCCGTCAAGTACTTCGAGGCCCGTCCCTACCCGCCGGGTGAGCACGGCCGTGGCCGCAAGCAGAACTCGGACTACAAGGTCCGTCTGCTGGAGAAGCAGCGTCTGCGCGCGCAGTACGACGTGTCCGAGCGTCAGCTCGTCCGCGCCTACGAGCGTGCCTCCAAGGTCCAGGGCAAGACCGGTGAGGCCCTGATCGTCGAGCTCGAGCGCCGTCTCGACGCGCTGGTCCTGCGTTCGGGCATCGCCCGCACGATCTACCAGGCCCGCCAGATGGTCGTCCACGGCCACATCGAGGTCAACGGCCAGAAGGTCGACAAGCCCTCGTTCCGTGTCCGTCCCGACGACGTCGTGATGGTCCGCGAGCGCAGCCGCGAGAAGCCGCTGTTCCAGGTCGCCCGCGAGGGTGGCTTCGCCCCCGACGGTGAGACCCCGCGCTACCTGCAGGTGAACCTCAAGGCCCTGGCGTTCCGCCTGGACCGCGAGCCGAACCGCAAGGAGATCCCGGTGATCTGCGACGAGCAGCTCGTCGTCGAGTACTACGCCCGCTGA
- a CDS encoding replication-associated recombination protein A: MEPDLFTAAAEERQEKDPAGSPLAVRMRPRTLDEVVGQRHLLKPGSPLRRLVGEGSGGPAGPSSVILWGPPGTGKTTLAYVVSKATNKRFVELSAITAGVKEVRAVIDGARRATGGYGKETVLFLDEIHRFSKAQQDSLLPAVENRWVTLIAATTENPYFSVISPLLSRSLLLTLEPLTDEDVRGLLRRALAEERGLKGAVALPEDTEDHLLRIAGGDARRALTALEAAAGAALDKGEAEISLTTLEETVDRAAVKYDRDGDQHYDVASALIKSIRGSDVDAALHYLARMIEAGEDPRFIARRLMISASEDIGLADPNALPIAVAAAQAVAMIGFPEAALTLSHATIALALAPKSNAATTAIGAALEDVRKGLAGAVPAHLRDSHYKGASKLGHGQGYVYPHDVPEGIAAQQYAPDALKDREYYTPTRHGAEARYADAVEWTRKHLGRRRS, from the coding sequence GTGGAGCCCGACCTGTTCACCGCCGCCGCAGAAGAACGCCAGGAGAAGGACCCGGCCGGCAGTCCGCTGGCCGTGCGGATGCGCCCGCGCACCCTCGACGAGGTGGTGGGGCAGCGGCATCTGCTGAAACCCGGCTCGCCGCTGCGCCGCCTGGTCGGCGAGGGCTCGGGGGGACCGGCCGGGCCGTCCTCGGTGATCCTGTGGGGCCCGCCCGGCACCGGCAAGACGACCCTCGCGTACGTCGTCTCCAAGGCCACCAACAAGCGCTTCGTGGAGCTGTCGGCGATCACCGCGGGCGTCAAGGAGGTCCGCGCGGTCATCGACGGCGCCCGCCGCGCCACCGGCGGGTACGGCAAGGAGACCGTCCTCTTCCTCGACGAGATCCACCGCTTCAGCAAGGCGCAGCAGGACTCCCTGCTCCCGGCCGTCGAGAACCGCTGGGTCACGCTGATCGCGGCGACCACCGAGAACCCGTACTTCTCGGTGATCTCCCCGCTGCTCTCCCGCTCCCTCCTGCTCACCCTGGAACCGCTCACGGACGAGGACGTCCGCGGGCTGCTGCGCCGGGCGCTGGCCGAGGAGCGCGGCCTCAAGGGCGCCGTCGCCCTCCCCGAGGACACCGAGGACCATCTGCTGCGCATCGCCGGCGGGGACGCCCGCCGCGCGCTGACCGCCCTGGAGGCCGCCGCGGGCGCCGCGCTCGACAAGGGCGAGGCGGAGATCTCCCTGACGACGCTGGAGGAGACGGTCGACCGGGCGGCGGTGAAGTACGACCGCGACGGCGACCAGCACTACGACGTCGCGAGCGCCCTCATCAAGTCCATCCGCGGCTCCGACGTCGACGCCGCCCTGCACTACCTGGCCCGCATGATCGAGGCCGGCGAGGACCCCCGCTTCATCGCCCGCCGACTGATGATCTCGGCCAGCGAGGACATCGGCCTGGCGGACCCCAACGCGCTGCCGATCGCGGTCGCCGCCGCCCAGGCGGTCGCCATGATCGGCTTCCCGGAGGCCGCCCTCACCCTCAGCCACGCCACCATCGCTCTCGCCCTCGCGCCGAAGTCCAACGCGGCGACCACCGCGATCGGCGCCGCGCTGGAGGACGTCCGCAAGGGACTGGCCGGGGCGGTCCCCGCGCACCTGCGGGACTCCCACTACAAGGGCGCGTCCAAGCTCGGCCACGGGCAGGGGTACGTCTATCCGCACGACGTCCCCGAGGGCATCGCCGCCCAGCAGTACGCGCCGGACGCCCTGAAGGACCGGGAGTACTACACCCCCACCCGGCACGGCGCGGAGGCACGGTACGCCGACGCGGTGGAGTGGACCAGGAAGCACCTCGGTCGCAGGCGGTCCTGA
- a CDS encoding vitamin K epoxide reductase family protein, producing the protein MSKTTVQDVSTEPEPDPRPEPRTAAGPRTVGAGRAFALLLVITGAAGLLAAWVITIDKFKILEGKVSGETFTPSCSLNPIVSCGSVMESDQASVFGFPNPMLGLVTYGIVVCVGVSLLARARFPRWYWLTFNAGTLFGVAFCTWLMVQSLYEINALCLWCSLAWVATITMFWYVTSFNVRNGFLPAPAGVRRFLGEFTWTLPVTHVGIIAMLILTRWGSQLWA; encoded by the coding sequence ATGAGCAAGACGACAGTCCAGGACGTCTCCACCGAGCCCGAACCCGACCCTCGGCCCGAGCCGCGCACCGCCGCCGGGCCGCGCACGGTGGGCGCCGGCCGGGCCTTCGCCCTGCTGCTGGTGATCACCGGCGCGGCCGGCCTGCTCGCCGCCTGGGTCATCACGATCGACAAGTTCAAGATCCTCGAGGGCAAGGTGAGCGGCGAGACGTTCACCCCGAGCTGCAGCCTCAACCCGATCGTCTCCTGCGGCAGCGTCATGGAGAGCGACCAGGCGTCCGTCTTCGGGTTCCCCAACCCGATGCTCGGCCTCGTCACCTACGGCATCGTGGTCTGCGTCGGCGTGAGCCTGCTGGCCCGCGCCCGCTTCCCCCGCTGGTACTGGCTCACCTTCAACGCCGGCACCCTCTTCGGCGTCGCGTTCTGCACCTGGCTGATGGTCCAGTCGCTGTACGAGATCAACGCGCTGTGCCTGTGGTGCTCGCTGGCCTGGGTCGCCACGATCACCATGTTCTGGTACGTGACCTCGTTCAACGTCCGCAACGGCTTCCTGCCCGCGCCCGCCGGCGTGAGGCGGTTCCTCGGCGAGTTCACCTGGACGCTGCCGGTCACCCACGTCGGCATCATCGCCATGCTGATCCTGACCCGCTGGGGCAGCCAGCTCTGGGCCTGA
- the hisS gene encoding histidine--tRNA ligase: MSTFKAPKGTYDLIPPDSAKYLAVREAIAAPLRNSGYGYVETPGFENVELFARGVGESTDIVTKEMYAFETKGGDRLALRPEGTASVLRAALEASLHKSGNLPVKLWYSGSYYRYERPQKGRYRHFSQVGAEAIGAEDPALDAELIILADQAYRSLGLRNFRILLNSLGDKECRPVYRAALQDFLRGLDLDEDTLRRAEINPLRVLDDKRESVQKQLAGAPLLRDYLCDACKAYHEEVRELITAAGVAFEDDPKLVRGLDYYTRTTFEFVHDGLGSQSAVGGGGRYDGLSEMIGGPALPSVGWALGVDRTVLALEAEGVELDLPAATSVFAVPLGEEARRVLFGKVTELRKAGIAADFAYGGKGLKGAMKNANRSGARYAVVAGERDLADGVVQLKDMESGEQEAVGVNEIVAELEARLG; this comes from the coding sequence GTGAGCACCTTCAAGGCCCCCAAGGGCACGTACGACCTGATCCCGCCGGACTCCGCGAAGTACCTCGCGGTGCGCGAGGCGATCGCCGCCCCGCTGCGCAACTCCGGCTACGGCTACGTCGAGACGCCCGGCTTCGAGAACGTCGAGCTGTTCGCGCGCGGTGTCGGCGAGTCCACCGACATCGTCACCAAGGAGATGTACGCCTTCGAGACCAAGGGCGGCGACAGGCTCGCGCTGCGCCCCGAGGGCACGGCGTCCGTGCTGCGCGCCGCCCTGGAGGCCAGCCTGCACAAGTCGGGCAACCTCCCGGTCAAGCTCTGGTACTCCGGTTCGTACTACCGCTACGAGCGCCCCCAGAAGGGCCGCTACCGTCACTTCTCCCAGGTCGGCGCCGAGGCGATCGGCGCGGAGGACCCGGCGCTGGACGCCGAGCTGATCATCCTGGCCGACCAGGCGTACCGCTCCCTGGGGCTGAGGAACTTCCGCATCCTGCTCAACAGCCTGGGCGACAAGGAGTGCCGTCCGGTGTACCGGGCCGCGCTCCAGGACTTCCTGCGCGGCCTCGACCTCGACGAGGACACCCTGCGCCGCGCGGAGATCAACCCGCTGCGCGTCCTCGACGACAAGCGGGAGTCGGTCCAGAAGCAGCTGGCGGGCGCCCCCCTCCTGCGCGACTACCTGTGCGACGCCTGCAAGGCGTACCACGAGGAGGTCCGCGAGCTGATCACGGCCGCCGGTGTCGCCTTCGAGGACGACCCGAAGCTGGTCCGCGGCCTGGACTACTACACCCGGACCACGTTCGAGTTCGTCCACGACGGTCTGGGCTCCCAGTCCGCGGTGGGCGGCGGCGGCCGCTACGACGGCCTGTCCGAGATGATCGGCGGGCCCGCGCTGCCGTCCGTGGGCTGGGCCCTCGGCGTGGACCGCACGGTCCTCGCGCTGGAGGCGGAGGGCGTCGAGCTGGACCTGCCCGCCGCGACCAGCGTGTTCGCGGTCCCGCTCGGCGAGGAGGCCCGCCGGGTGCTGTTCGGCAAGGTCACCGAGCTGCGCAAGGCGGGGATCGCGGCGGACTTCGCGTACGGCGGCAAGGGCCTCAAGGGGGCCATGAAGAACGCCAACCGCAGCGGCGCCCGCTACGCGGTGGTGGCCGGCGAGCGGGACCTCGCCGACGGCGTCGTCCAGCTCAAGGACATGGAGTCCGGCGAGCAGGAGGCGGTCGGCGTGAACGAGATCGTGGCCGAGCTCGAGGCCCGGCTGGGCTGA
- a CDS encoding MBL fold metallo-hydrolase, translating into MLIAGFPAGAWGTNCYLVAPAAGEECVIIDPGHEAAPGVEEALKKHRLKPVAVVLTHGHIDHVASVVPVCGAHGVPAWIHPEDRYMMSDPEKALGRSVGAQLMGELTVGEPDDVRTLADGAKLELAGLELAVAHAPGHTKGSVTFGLPEAADIPPVLFSGDLLFAGSIGRTDLPGGDMAEMLDSLARVCLPLDDSTVVLSGHGPQTTIGQERATNPYLRQVAAGQGAHPAPRRGM; encoded by the coding sequence GTGCTCATTGCCGGGTTCCCCGCCGGGGCCTGGGGGACCAACTGTTACCTGGTCGCCCCCGCCGCCGGTGAGGAGTGCGTGATCATCGACCCGGGCCACGAAGCGGCCCCCGGAGTCGAGGAGGCGCTCAAGAAGCATCGGCTCAAGCCCGTCGCCGTCGTCCTCACCCACGGCCACATCGACCACGTGGCCTCGGTCGTCCCGGTGTGCGGCGCGCACGGCGTACCGGCCTGGATCCACCCCGAGGACCGGTACATGATGAGCGACCCCGAGAAGGCCCTCGGCCGTTCCGTCGGCGCCCAGCTGATGGGCGAGCTGACCGTGGGGGAGCCGGACGACGTCAGGACGCTGGCCGACGGCGCGAAGCTGGAGCTGGCCGGTCTGGAGCTGGCCGTCGCGCACGCGCCGGGCCATACCAAGGGGTCGGTGACCTTCGGCCTGCCCGAGGCGGCGGACATCCCGCCGGTCCTCTTCTCGGGCGACCTGCTGTTCGCCGGCTCCATCGGACGCACCGACCTGCCCGGCGGTGACATGGCCGAGATGCTCGACTCGCTGGCCCGCGTGTGCCTGCCGCTCGACGACTCGACCGTGGTGCTGTCCGGCCACGGCCCCCAGACGACCATCGGCCAGGAGCGCGCCACCAACCCCTATCTGCGGCAGGTGGCCGCCGGCCAGGGAGCACACCCGGCTCCCCGACGAGGAATGTGA